Proteins from a single region of Geovibrio ferrireducens:
- the ispF gene encoding 2-C-methyl-D-erythritol 2,4-cyclodiphosphate synthase: protein MKLRVGSGFDAHRFAEERKLIIGGVEIPYEKGLAGHSDADVLLHALTDAIAGAALHTDIGGLFPDTDSKYKGIDSRILLREAVRLAAGEGWRVVNADSTIIAQMPKMAPYIYDMRRNIADDLGVYIDEVSVKATTTEKMGFTGRGEGIAASATVLIEKI from the coding sequence GTGAAATTAAGGGTCGGCAGCGGGTTTGATGCCCACAGATTTGCAGAGGAGAGAAAACTGATCATCGGCGGCGTGGAGATCCCTTATGAAAAGGGGCTTGCCGGACACAGTGATGCTGATGTTCTTCTTCATGCGCTTACGGATGCCATAGCCGGCGCTGCTCTCCATACTGATATAGGCGGACTCTTCCCGGATACTGACAGTAAATATAAGGGGATAGATTCCCGCATTCTCCTGAGGGAGGCCGTCCGTCTGGCCGCAGGGGAAGGGTGGAGAGTTGTTAACGCCGACTCCACTATAATAGCGCAGATGCCGAAAATGGCTCCCTATATATATGATATGCGCAGGAATATAGCTGATGATCTCGGTGTATATATAGATGAGGTAAGTGTTAAGGCGACAACAACGGAAAAGATGGGTTTTACCGGAAGGGGCGAGGGTATTGCCGCTTCTGCGACCGTTCTTATAGAAAAAATATAA
- the thrC gene encoding threonine synthase has translation MRYVSTRGKVPAVSFKDAVMMGLADDGGLLVPESVPAFTADELTKLSALGYPSLAYEIISRFATDIEPTKLKEIIEKSYAAFDTEEVIPVVKKGGLYIAEIFHGPTFAFKDIALQFLGNLFEHILEKRGEKLNIVGATSGDTGSAAIYGVRGRKNIRIFILHPKGRVSPVQEMQMTSVTDENVFNLALSGTFDDCQDIVKEIFGDLKFKHDFSLGAVNSINWARVLAQIVYYFWCSFRAAENGRKPVFIVPTGNFGNIFAGYYAKLMGLPVEKFILATNENNILSRFINDGDYTSREVVATYSPSMDIQIASNFERYLYFFYNQDAAKVESLMKTLKTEKGIKFPETDIAKVQQEFGTYSATNKETEDVIASFYKTTGYTLDPHTACGVAAGLRLETESPIICLSTAHPAKFPDVVVKATGKAPEKPAGIVKLEGLPRKVSDMPNNAEAVKEFIRRNV, from the coding sequence ATGAGATACGTAAGCACACGGGGGAAAGTTCCCGCTGTTTCTTTTAAAGACGCGGTTATGATGGGGCTTGCCGATGACGGCGGTCTGCTTGTGCCTGAAAGTGTTCCCGCATTCACTGCGGATGAGCTGACAAAGCTTTCGGCGCTGGGGTATCCCTCGCTTGCTTACGAGATCATAAGCCGCTTCGCCACGGATATTGAGCCTACGAAGCTGAAAGAGATTATAGAAAAAAGCTACGCCGCTTTTGACACGGAGGAGGTTATCCCCGTTGTCAAAAAGGGCGGACTGTACATAGCGGAAATTTTCCACGGCCCCACTTTCGCCTTTAAGGACATAGCTCTTCAGTTTCTCGGAAACCTGTTTGAGCATATACTTGAGAAAAGGGGCGAGAAGCTCAACATAGTCGGAGCCACCAGCGGCGACACCGGCAGTGCGGCCATCTACGGCGTGCGCGGCCGGAAAAATATCCGCATCTTCATTCTGCACCCCAAAGGCAGGGTCAGCCCTGTGCAGGAGATGCAGATGACCTCAGTAACCGATGAAAATGTCTTCAATCTCGCTCTAAGCGGCACGTTTGATGACTGTCAGGACATTGTTAAAGAGATCTTCGGCGACCTGAAATTCAAGCATGACTTCTCACTCGGTGCTGTAAACTCCATAAACTGGGCAAGGGTTCTGGCGCAGATAGTATATTACTTCTGGTGCTCGTTCCGTGCGGCGGAAAACGGCAGAAAGCCGGTCTTCATAGTGCCCACAGGCAACTTCGGCAATATTTTCGCCGGATATTATGCGAAGCTCATGGGACTGCCTGTTGAGAAATTCATACTCGCTACAAACGAAAACAACATCCTCAGCCGCTTCATAAACGATGGGGATTACACCTCCAGAGAGGTTGTGGCAACATACAGCCCCTCAATGGACATACAGATAGCAAGCAACTTTGAGCGCTACCTTTATTTCTTCTATAATCAGGACGCTGCCAAGGTTGAAAGCCTTATGAAAACACTGAAAACGGAGAAAGGAATAAAATTCCCCGAAACTGACATAGCAAAAGTTCAGCAGGAATTCGGCACATACTCCGCCACAAACAAAGAGACAGAGGATGTCATAGCCTCATTCTATAAAACCACAGGCTACACGCTGGATCCCCACACCGCATGCGGAGTGGCGGCAGGGCTCAGGCTTGAGACAGAATCCCCGATCATATGCCTCTCAACGGCGCATCCGGCAAAATTCCCCGACGTGGTTGTGAAAGCGACAGGCAAAGCGCCTGAAAAACCCGCCGGAATAGTGAAGCTGGAAGGTCTGCCGAGAAAAGTTTCTGATATGCCTAATAACGCAGAGGCGGTTAAGGAATTCATAAGACGGAACGTTTGA
- a CDS encoding rhodanese-like domain-containing protein, whose translation MINSLLTGLGGALVLVCLSYIYTHMTRREDIENGAIDFGDLMHMLKTKQNLRLIDLSDSAHFKMHHLKGAENIPPQAFRKLAESILDERKTVLYCKSGRECRLAYQFLKEKGYKTDNLYYLDAQMIYTSVYKPKEAI comes from the coding sequence ATGATAAACAGCTTATTAACAGGTCTGGGAGGAGCTTTAGTGCTTGTGTGCCTCTCATATATTTACACGCATATGACCCGCAGAGAGGATATTGAAAACGGTGCAATCGATTTCGGAGATCTGATGCATATGCTCAAAACAAAACAGAATCTCCGCCTGATCGATTTATCGGACTCAGCGCATTTTAAAATGCATCACCTCAAAGGGGCTGAAAATATACCGCCTCAGGCCTTCCGTAAACTTGCGGAAAGCATTCTTGACGAAAGGAAAACTGTTCTTTACTGCAAGTCGGGCAGGGAGTGCAGACTGGCCTACCAGTTCCTTAAGGAAAAAGGTTACAAAACCGATAATTTGTACTATCTTGACGCACAGATGATTTATACTTCCGTGTATAAACCCAAGGAGGCAATATGA
- a CDS encoding IclR family transcriptional regulator, giving the protein MVYKPDVKPVQSVYHALQLFEVFRTAENKDEFGVTELSKSLGLHKNNVFRLLATLASRGYIEQNFNTENYRLGIGIFNLGQKFVSKLGILKLSRPFMEKIVAEVNESVYIGILREGNVIYLDIVETSLPVRVVSRVGKDVPAYCTAIGKVQLAYSSEEEINKIYMGARLKRYTDNTITSLPVLKKDLRGVAENDYALDNQEFEERVRCVAVPVKDYLGIPVAALSVTGPACRMTDERIMNQILPVARKYAREISKRLGYHE; this is encoded by the coding sequence ATGGTTTATAAGCCGGATGTAAAGCCTGTCCAGTCAGTTTACCACGCGCTTCAGCTTTTTGAAGTGTTCAGAACTGCGGAAAATAAAGACGAGTTCGGAGTTACCGAACTCAGCAAGTCACTGGGACTGCACAAAAACAATGTATTCAGGCTGCTTGCCACCCTCGCTTCCAGAGGCTACATAGAGCAGAACTTCAACACTGAAAACTACCGTCTGGGGATAGGAATATTCAACCTCGGTCAGAAGTTCGTCAGCAAGCTCGGCATACTTAAGCTTTCCAGACCCTTCATGGAGAAAATTGTCGCTGAGGTTAACGAATCGGTCTATATAGGCATACTCCGCGAAGGCAATGTTATCTACCTTGATATAGTTGAAACAAGCCTCCCTGTGCGTGTCGTTTCCCGCGTGGGCAAGGATGTACCCGCATACTGCACCGCTATAGGCAAGGTTCAGCTTGCGTACTCCTCGGAAGAGGAAATAAACAAAATCTATATGGGCGCAAGGCTCAAGAGATATACCGACAACACAATCACATCTCTCCCGGTTCTGAAAAAAGACCTGAGAGGGGTTGCTGAAAATGACTACGCCCTGGATAATCAGGAGTTTGAAGAGAGGGTGCGCTGCGTCGCTGTCCCTGTGAAGGACTATCTGGGAATCCCCGTTGCCGCTCTCAGTGTGACAGGCCCTGCCTGCCGCATGACGGATGAGAGGATCATGAACCAGATTCTCCCTGTGGCCAGAAAATATGCCCGCGAGATAAGCAAGCGCTTGGGCTACCACGAATAA
- the secF gene encoding protein translocase subunit SecF: MFEIIKPGTKIDFLSYTKYYFTASIILTVICFGILLSKGFNYGIDFAGGTVIQAHFEKDPNLDEIRKAISGAGIGDAIIQNFGDGDDVLIRLEKLDKELDVISKNVQNALIQTFNDEKVEIVRIEQVGPQVGEQLKSKAFYAVIYALIGMLIYIAVRFRPIYAVGAVAALAHDVIITLGVLSITGREIDLTIVAAILTIVGYSINDTVIVFDRVRENLKAEGGSSLSVKDILNRSLNETLTRTVITSGTTLFAVIALYFLGGEVINGFAFTLLIGIGFGTYSSVCVAAAIVYILMTRKATGAVA; the protein is encoded by the coding sequence ATGTTTGAGATAATTAAACCCGGAACAAAAATAGACTTTCTCTCCTACACTAAATATTACTTCACAGCGAGCATCATACTCACTGTGATATGCTTCGGAATCCTCCTGTCAAAAGGCTTTAACTACGGCATAGACTTCGCCGGAGGAACTGTTATACAGGCTCATTTCGAAAAGGATCCTAACCTTGATGAGATCAGAAAAGCCATAAGCGGCGCAGGGATAGGCGATGCTATCATCCAGAACTTCGGTGACGGTGACGATGTGCTGATCCGTCTGGAGAAGCTGGATAAAGAGCTTGATGTAATATCTAAAAATGTTCAGAATGCACTGATCCAGACTTTCAACGATGAAAAGGTTGAGATAGTAAGAATTGAGCAGGTCGGCCCTCAGGTCGGCGAACAGCTCAAATCAAAAGCCTTTTACGCCGTTATCTACGCTCTTATAGGCATGCTGATCTATATTGCGGTGCGTTTCAGACCTATCTATGCGGTAGGCGCTGTGGCTGCTCTCGCTCATGATGTTATAATAACACTCGGAGTTCTGAGCATCACAGGCAGAGAGATTGACCTCACGATTGTTGCGGCTATCCTCACTATCGTGGGTTACTCCATCAACGACACAGTTATAGTTTTTGACAGGGTGCGTGAAAATCTTAAAGCCGAAGGCGGTTCATCCCTTTCAGTTAAAGATATTCTTAACAGAAGCCTTAACGAAACACTGACCAGAACCGTTATCACCTCCGGCACTACACTGTTTGCCGTAATCGCCCTTTACTTTCTCGGCGGTGAGGTTATCAACGGATTTGCCTTTACACTCCTTATAGGTATCGGCTTCGGAACCTACTCATCAGTATGCGTGGCAGCAGCCATCGTCTATATACTAATGACAAGGAAAGCCACAGGCGCAGTTGCCTGA
- the yajC gene encoding preprotein translocase subunit YajC, with protein sequence MFNGTMLAANAQPGQGGALIQLLPLILIFAIFYFLLIRPQQKRQKKHAEMLDALKAGDEVILAGGIYGKIDRVADQNTFIVEIADGVKVKSAKSGVASVASAGEK encoded by the coding sequence ATGTTTAACGGTACTATGTTGGCTGCAAACGCACAGCCCGGACAGGGCGGAGCTTTAATTCAGCTTCTACCCCTTATTCTCATTTTCGCGATATTCTACTTTCTGCTTATCAGACCCCAGCAGAAAAGACAGAAAAAACACGCTGAAATGCTCGATGCGCTTAAAGCAGGTGACGAAGTGATCCTCGCCGGAGGTATCTACGGTAAAATTGACAGAGTCGCCGACCAGAACACTTTCATCGTCGAAATAGCTGACGGCGTTAAAGTCAAATCCGCTAAAAGCGGTGTGGCCAGCGTAGCTTCAGCCGGGGAGAAATAA
- a CDS encoding ABC transporter substrate-binding protein — MKKLLVFALLLVSATAFAGTIKLGALFSVTGPAGYLGLPEKQTVEMLVDQVNAAGGINGNKIELVFYDTQGDENRTLSYFKRLATKDKVVAVLGPTRTGSTLVIKDLAERFKLPLISCATSQQIVTPVNKYVFKTAQSDTLVVEKLFEHLVKNGKKKIAIITEQSGYGTTGRDALLEVAPKYGVNIAIEEKFRDTDKDMTSQLAKIKAADVDAVICWGVGPAPAIIARNAKALGMGNIYMTQGAASAKFIELAGDAADGIKLTAGRIIVADQLPEGDRYKKVLMDYKKNFESRFNAPVSAFGGHAYDAFHIFKIAYERSKGDLNKLPAEIEKVKGFIGIAGEFNMSPSDHTGLTKDAFVIVEIKNGKFVLAE, encoded by the coding sequence ATGAAAAAGTTATTGGTATTCGCACTGCTGCTGGTTTCAGCGACGGCTTTCGCCGGAACAATCAAGCTTGGGGCTCTTTTTTCAGTGACAGGCCCCGCGGGCTATCTCGGTCTTCCCGAAAAACAGACAGTGGAAATGCTGGTGGATCAGGTGAATGCCGCAGGCGGAATCAACGGCAATAAGATAGAGCTTGTGTTCTATGATACCCAGGGGGATGAGAACAGAACCCTCAGCTACTTCAAGCGTCTTGCCACAAAGGATAAGGTTGTTGCTGTCCTCGGCCCGACCAGAACCGGCTCAACTCTGGTAATAAAAGACCTTGCGGAGAGGTTTAAGCTTCCTCTCATCTCCTGCGCCACAAGCCAGCAGATTGTTACACCTGTAAATAAATATGTCTTCAAAACTGCTCAGTCAGATACCCTCGTGGTGGAAAAACTGTTCGAGCACCTTGTCAAAAACGGCAAGAAGAAGATAGCGATCATCACCGAGCAGAGCGGCTACGGCACGACAGGCAGAGATGCCCTTCTGGAAGTTGCTCCTAAGTACGGTGTCAATATAGCTATTGAGGAAAAGTTCCGTGATACGGATAAGGATATGACGAGCCAGCTTGCTAAAATCAAAGCGGCTGATGTGGATGCGGTAATCTGCTGGGGAGTGGGACCTGCTCCTGCAATTATAGCACGTAATGCCAAGGCTCTCGGCATGGGCAATATATATATGACACAGGGTGCGGCCTCCGCCAAGTTTATTGAACTTGCTGGTGATGCGGCTGACGGCATAAAGCTCACCGCGGGCAGAATCATAGTCGCTGACCAGCTTCCCGAAGGTGACAGATACAAAAAGGTGCTGATGGATTACAAAAAGAACTTTGAATCCAGATTCAATGCTCCTGTAAGCGCTTTCGGCGGACATGCCTACGATGCGTTCCATATATTTAAGATAGCCTATGAAAGATCCAAGGGCGACCTGAACAAGCTTCCCGCAGAGATAGAAAAGGTGAAGGGATTCATCGGCATAGCCGGAGAATTCAATATGTCACCCTCTGATCACACCGGGCTTACAAAGGATGCATTTGTGATAGTTGAGATTAAAAACGGCAAATTCGTTCTCGCTGAATAG
- the queA gene encoding tRNA preQ1(34) S-adenosylmethionine ribosyltransferase-isomerase QueA, which produces MKTPAELFDFPLPEELIAQYPPETRGGSRLLLADRKGSARDLLFHNITELIDDEYFIVINNTRVMNARLEGFKPTGGRVEIFLLDKISDFSFTALTGGKVKEGTEVNVGEAVIKIEKFLDEGLRIVRFLTHTPEEVMEKWGHVPLPPYIRRDDSEEDKIRYQTVYAKEARSVAAPTAGLHFTDSTLEKLRNKGVQILEVSLDVGIGTFRPMKADHLEDHRMHSERYHVSDETADRINSLRNEGKKLICVGTTAMRTMESVTDEKRITRAGSGETDIFIKPGYSFKAANALITNFHLPKSTLFVLVCAFAGREFMLNTYAHAVAERYRFFSYGDAMFIK; this is translated from the coding sequence ATGAAGACCCCTGCGGAACTGTTCGATTTTCCGCTCCCGGAAGAACTTATAGCTCAATACCCTCCTGAGACAAGGGGCGGCTCACGCCTGCTCCTTGCGGACAGGAAGGGTTCTGCCCGTGATCTGCTTTTTCATAATATTACCGAACTTATAGATGATGAATATTTCATTGTTATCAATAACACCCGTGTAATGAACGCCCGCCTTGAAGGCTTCAAACCCACAGGCGGCAGGGTGGAGATATTTCTGCTGGACAAAATTTCCGATTTCTCATTCACAGCCCTCACAGGAGGTAAGGTGAAGGAAGGAACGGAGGTTAATGTGGGCGAAGCGGTAATAAAAATCGAGAAATTTCTTGATGAAGGGCTCCGCATAGTCCGCTTCCTCACTCACACACCGGAAGAGGTGATGGAAAAGTGGGGGCATGTTCCCCTTCCTCCGTATATCCGCAGGGATGACAGCGAAGAGGACAAAATCCGCTATCAGACAGTGTACGCCAAGGAGGCAAGGTCAGTAGCCGCACCCACCGCAGGGCTGCACTTCACTGACAGTACTCTGGAAAAACTGCGGAACAAGGGTGTGCAGATACTTGAGGTTTCCCTAGATGTGGGCATAGGAACCTTCCGCCCCATGAAGGCAGATCATCTGGAAGATCACCGCATGCACTCAGAGCGCTACCATGTGAGCGATGAAACTGCGGACAGAATAAACAGCCTCAGAAACGAAGGGAAAAAGCTGATCTGTGTGGGTACAACAGCCATGCGGACAATGGAGTCCGTAACTGACGAAAAGCGCATAACCCGTGCAGGAAGCGGCGAAACGGACATCTTCATTAAACCCGGCTACTCCTTCAAGGCGGCGAACGCTCTCATAACGAACTTTCACCTGCCCAAATCCACACTCTTCGTTCTCGTCTGCGCCTTTGCCGGGCGCGAGTTTATGCTGAACACATACGCACATGCAGTAGCGGAAAGATACAGGTTTTTCAGCTACGGCGATGCCATGTTCATAAAGTAA
- the secD gene encoding protein translocase subunit SecD: MKLRTRWIIILIVMVWAVISVLPYGKNMKLGLDLQGGMHVVLGVDTEKAVEGRLESFAVKIRKELAAESVNFGYVQMDDRGRINIALNNTDDAEKVKKIISDRYDTLESVASSGSNILSYRFNNAAVKQIKEYAVDQSLEVVRNRIDQFGVTEPVIQRQGQNQVVVQLPGITEPERAISLIGRTAQLKFHIVNETVNPEDAVRGNIPFDSVLLYQKTTDKNTGKVLSSVPFVLKREAVLTGDYLVDASVSFTQNNLPAVQFTLDSAGSKLFEEVTGQNVNRRMAIVLDDNVYSAPVIKSKIAGGSAIIDGIGTLEEAKEIAIVLRAGSLPAPVSIEENRTVGPSLGQDSINSGLKAAIAGIAAVIIFMGIYYRIAGLIANVAVLFNFLLIFAVMSQFQATLTLPGIAGMILTLAMSVDANVLIYERIREEIRIGRTSLNAVEYGYEKALSTILDSNITTIIAAVVLFQFGTGPIKGFAVTLSIGILASLFTALFFTRTVFATILGGSETKSVSI; this comes from the coding sequence ATGAAACTAAGGACCAGATGGATCATCATTTTGATTGTAATGGTCTGGGCTGTTATTTCCGTTTTGCCCTACGGCAAAAACATGAAACTCGGACTGGACCTTCAGGGCGGTATGCATGTCGTTCTCGGCGTGGATACCGAAAAGGCGGTTGAGGGAAGGCTTGAAAGCTTTGCGGTAAAAATTAGAAAGGAACTCGCCGCAGAATCGGTCAACTTCGGCTATGTGCAGATGGATGACAGAGGCAGAATCAACATCGCCCTCAACAACACGGACGATGCTGAGAAGGTCAAGAAAATCATCTCTGACAGATACGATACCCTTGAATCTGTGGCATCATCCGGCAGCAATATCCTCAGCTACCGTTTTAACAATGCCGCTGTTAAACAGATTAAGGAATACGCCGTTGATCAGTCGCTTGAGGTTGTCAGAAACAGGATCGACCAGTTCGGCGTTACCGAACCGGTTATCCAGCGTCAGGGTCAGAACCAGGTTGTGGTTCAGCTTCCCGGCATAACTGAACCCGAAAGGGCAATCAGCCTCATAGGCAGAACGGCTCAGCTTAAGTTCCACATCGTAAACGAAACAGTTAACCCCGAAGACGCTGTCAGAGGAAATATACCCTTTGACTCAGTTCTTCTTTATCAGAAAACCACAGATAAAAACACCGGCAAGGTGCTCAGCAGTGTTCCCTTTGTTCTTAAAAGAGAGGCTGTGCTCACCGGAGACTACCTTGTGGACGCTTCCGTTTCCTTCACGCAGAACAACCTTCCCGCAGTTCAGTTCACGCTGGACTCAGCCGGAAGCAAGCTGTTTGAAGAGGTTACAGGTCAGAACGTAAACAGAAGAATGGCTATCGTCCTTGACGATAATGTTTACTCCGCACCTGTGATCAAATCAAAGATTGCGGGCGGCAGCGCCATAATCGACGGAATAGGCACACTTGAGGAAGCCAAAGAGATAGCAATCGTTCTGAGAGCGGGCAGCCTTCCGGCTCCTGTAAGCATCGAAGAAAACAGAACGGTAGGCCCGTCACTCGGTCAGGACTCCATCAACTCCGGCCTTAAGGCAGCAATCGCAGGTATCGCCGCTGTTATCATATTCATGGGAATTTACTACAGGATTGCAGGACTCATCGCAAACGTTGCGGTTCTTTTTAACTTCCTGCTTATCTTCGCTGTAATGAGCCAGTTTCAGGCCACGCTCACCCTGCCGGGTATAGCGGGCATGATACTTACCCTTGCTATGTCGGTTGATGCCAATGTTCTTATTTATGAGCGCATAAGAGAAGAGATACGCATAGGCAGAACATCGCTTAATGCTGTGGAGTACGGCTATGAAAAAGCTCTTTCCACTATCCTTGACTCGAACATAACAACAATCATCGCAGCCGTGGTTCTCTTCCAGTTCGGAACAGGCCCCATTAAAGGCTTTGCGGTAACGCTCTCCATCGGTATTCTTGCGTCCCTTTTCACGGCGCTGTTCTTCACCAGAACCGTTTTTGCCACCATTCTCGGCGGAAGCGAAACAAAATCCGTGAGCATATAG
- a CDS encoding NINE protein translates to MSYTTKYCSECGEVIRRNAEICPKCGVRQYPQRGRNRLAAALLAFFLGGFGIHKFYLGKTGWGILYLLLCWTFIPGLVAIVESVFLILMSDQEFDIKYNN, encoded by the coding sequence ATGTCATACACTACAAAATACTGCTCTGAGTGCGGAGAAGTGATAAGACGGAATGCTGAAATATGTCCGAAATGCGGAGTAAGGCAATATCCGCAAAGAGGAAGAAACAGGCTTGCGGCTGCTCTTCTGGCATTTTTTCTCGGCGGATTCGGCATACACAAGTTTTATCTGGGGAAAACAGGCTGGGGAATCTTGTATCTGCTTCTGTGCTGGACGTTTATACCAGGACTGGTGGCAATAGTTGAGTCTGTATTTCTGATTCTTATGAGCGATCAGGAATTTGACATCAAATACAATAACTGA
- a CDS encoding cupin domain-containing protein, giving the protein MIVRVSDIEAKHIEKPRGGTGTAVQIPYEAAKQYGGQIMAFAFMDLPPEASVGYHYHEKDMEIYVLLDGFAEVNDNGREDVLTPGDMMITARGEAHSIANKTDKNLSFIALILE; this is encoded by the coding sequence ATGATAGTACGCGTAAGCGATATTGAGGCTAAGCACATCGAAAAACCGAGGGGAGGAACGGGAACCGCAGTTCAGATTCCCTATGAAGCGGCGAAACAGTACGGAGGGCAGATTATGGCCTTCGCTTTCATGGATCTCCCGCCGGAAGCATCTGTAGGCTATCACTACCACGAAAAGGATATGGAGATTTACGTTCTTCTGGACGGATTCGCCGAAGTTAACGACAACGGACGGGAAGACGTACTCACTCCCGGCGACATGATGATCACCGCCAGAGGCGAGGCGCACTCCATAGCCAATAAAACTGACAAAAATCTGTCTTTTATAGCACTGATACTGGAATAA
- the tgt gene encoding tRNA guanosine(34) transglycosylase Tgt, with translation MLKFTLEKTSEKSKARAGRIVTPHGEIETPIFMPVGTVGSVKGVAPRELDEIGAQIILGNTYHLHLRPGEDTVAHFGGLAKFNSWNKPTLTDSGGFQVFSLAKLNKINEDGVEFRSHLDGSKLFLSPEKSMEIQQKIGADIMMAFDECVPYPSEKIYVEKSLELTTRWAERCLKAKTREDQALFGIIQGGVFPDLRKRSAEQICALPFDGFAIGGLSVGEDIPTMYEITDFITDYMPADKPRYLMGVGTPEDLLNGIERGVDMFDCVMPTRNARNALLFTNNGKLHIKAARHRLSDAPVDEECGCYTCRNFSRGYLRHLYKSGELLALKLNSIHNLHFYLSLVKRARNAINNGFFEDFKKEILDKISFGGDNV, from the coding sequence ATGCTCAAATTCACACTGGAAAAAACAAGCGAAAAGTCAAAAGCACGCGCAGGGCGCATTGTCACTCCCCACGGCGAGATCGAAACGCCCATTTTCATGCCTGTGGGCACTGTGGGCTCGGTCAAGGGGGTTGCCCCACGTGAGCTGGATGAAATAGGCGCTCAGATAATTCTCGGCAACACCTACCACCTTCACCTCCGCCCCGGTGAGGACACTGTGGCACATTTCGGCGGGCTGGCGAAGTTTAATTCATGGAATAAACCCACACTGACAGACAGCGGCGGGTTTCAGGTTTTCAGTCTGGCTAAGCTGAACAAGATAAATGAGGACGGGGTTGAGTTCCGTTCCCACCTTGACGGCAGCAAGCTTTTCCTCTCACCTGAGAAATCAATGGAGATACAGCAGAAGATCGGCGCTGACATAATGATGGCGTTTGATGAGTGCGTGCCCTACCCCAGCGAGAAGATATACGTGGAAAAATCCCTTGAGCTTACCACACGCTGGGCGGAAAGATGCCTCAAGGCGAAAACCAGAGAGGATCAGGCGCTGTTCGGCATAATTCAGGGGGGCGTTTTCCCCGACCTGAGAAAGCGCAGCGCGGAACAGATATGTGCCCTCCCCTTTGACGGATTCGCAATCGGCGGCCTCAGCGTTGGGGAAGATATACCCACGATGTATGAGATCACGGATTTCATAACCGACTACATGCCTGCGGACAAGCCCCGCTACCTTATGGGGGTCGGCACACCGGAAGACCTGCTGAACGGGATAGAGCGCGGTGTGGATATGTTCGACTGCGTGATGCCCACGAGAAACGCCCGCAATGCGCTTCTTTTCACAAACAACGGCAAGCTGCACATAAAAGCAGCCAGACACAGGCTTTCTGACGCACCTGTGGACGAGGAATGCGGATGTTACACATGCCGCAACTTCTCACGCGGGTATCTGCGACACCTGTATAAATCCGGTGAGCTTCTGGCTCTCAAGCTCAATTCCATCCACAATCTGCACTTCTATCTTTCTCTTGTAAAACGGGCAAGAAATGCTATAAATAATGGGTTCTTTGAGGATTTCAAAAAGGAAATTCTGGATAAAATCAGTTTCGGAGGAGACAATGTTTAA
- the ndk gene encoding nucleoside-diphosphate kinase, with translation MERTFAIVKPDATAAGNTGNILARIEKEGFKIVALKKIFMSKKEAEGFYAVHSARPFFNDLTSFMSSGPCVVMVLEKEGAIKEWRNLMGATNPAEAAEGTLRKEFGKNIDNNATHGSDAPETAATEIAYFFSALELVG, from the coding sequence ATGGAAAGAACTTTCGCAATCGTAAAACCTGATGCAACTGCCGCCGGCAACACAGGCAACATCCTTGCCCGCATCGAAAAAGAAGGCTTCAAAATTGTTGCCCTCAAAAAAATATTCATGTCAAAAAAAGAGGCTGAAGGCTTCTACGCAGTTCACAGCGCAAGACCCTTCTTCAACGACCTCACCAGCTTCATGAGCAGCGGCCCCTGTGTGGTTATGGTTCTTGAAAAAGAGGGAGCCATTAAAGAATGGAGAAACCTCATGGGCGCAACTAACCCCGCAGAAGCGGCAGAAGGCACGCTCAGAAAAGAGTTCGGCAAAAACATCGACAACAACGCAACTCACGGTTCCGATGCACCCGAAACCGCAGCAACAGAAATCGCATACTTCTTCTCTGCTCTTGAGCTTGTAGGTTAA